TGTTGACGCCCGTAGCAGAGCTCGAGCCTGTGCAAGTAGCTGGCACAACTGTCTCGCGGGCAACACTCCACAACGAAGATGAGATCAAACGTCTCGATGTGCGTATTGGAGACACGGTAATCCTCCAAAAAGCAGGCGACGTGATCCCAGATATTGTCCAAGTTGTCACGGATATGCGACCAAGGGGGGCAAGGGCCTATGAGTTTCCGAAACGCGTCGCCGAATGTGGCGGCGACGGCGCGGTTGAGCGTGTCCCCGGTGAGGCGGCGTGGCGTTGCGTCAACAAGAACTCATTCGCACAGAAGCAACGCAAGTTTTATTACTTTGTTTCCAAAAGAGCTTTTGATATCGGAGGCCTCGGTCCGAAGATTATTGATCTCTTGCTAGATCAGAGTCTTGTCTCGGACTACGATGACATCTTTACCCTTGAGAGGGGTGATCTTGAAGTACTCCCTGGTTTTGCAGAAAAGAAGGCAGAAAAGCTCTTTCTTGCCATTGAGAAGGCGCGGGTCATTGAGTTGCCAAAGTTTTTGGTTGCCCTTTCTATTCCACACGTAGGTGAGGAGACCGCCGAGGACGTTGCCTCCGAGTTTGAAACATTGGAGAACGTGCGCAAAGCAACGATAGGGCAAGCACAAAAAATCGAGGGTGTTGGCAGTATTGTCGGCGAGTCGCTCGTTCACTGGTTCGGTAAAGCAGAGAACAGAGAGCAAGTCACCCGCCTCTTGAAGTACGTCACCGTAAAGCCGTATCAGGTGCGTCGTCGTAAGGACACGCCGTTTTCGGGGAAGAATGTTGTATTAACCGGAGCGCTCCAGGCGCTCTCGCGCGATGAAGCTAAAGAAAAAATTAAACTGTTGGGGGGGCATGTCTCGAGCGCCGTTTCAAAAGAAACCGATTTCGTTATTGCCGGGGCAGATCCTGGTTCCAAGTTTGAAAAAGCAGAAAAACTCGGAGTAAAGGTTCTCACTGAAAAAGAGTTTCTAGCAATGACCAACTAATGCCACTTTGATTTGCAGGGGGCATTTTTTTGTTGTATAAGCTGGGGAGACTTGAGTGGAGAAAAACCAATGGATTGGCGGACGATTGTCGATCCCATGGCGTATCATACCCCGTCTTTTTTCCGAGAAGGTGTCTATGCTCACCCTTCGGGAGAGCGGTTCACTATTGTCCACCCTGCTACAGGTGAGCGAGTCTGCACCTTCCACGTCGGAGATGCCCACAATACGACATTTGCTGTGTCCGTTGCAGATCGTGCTTTTCGTGAAAGCGGGTGGGCAAAGGCATCGCGCTTCGAACGCGCGGGGGCACTGATTAAGCTAGCCCAGTTGCTACGAGCAAACAAGGAACGTCTCGGAACACTTGAGGCGCTCCAAACAGGCAAACTTCTTTCGGAGTGTGTTGGTCACGACGCAGATCGTGCGGCGCAGAACTTCGAGATGTTTGCTAAAGCAGTCGGAGGTGGCGACCTCAAGGAAGAAGTTCTCGAGCAAGAAACAGCATTTCTAGATCGGAAAGGTCGCGCTTCGACAACGGTCTACCGCAATGCGGTTGGAGTCGTGGGCATCATCATTCCATGGAATAGCCCGCTCATGCTTTCCTCATGGCATGTGGCGCCAGCTCTTGCTGTAGGAAACACGGTGGTCTTGAAACTTCCGTTGTGGGCGCCTCTCGCGGTGCTTGAGCTTGGTAAGCTAGCCAACGAGGCGGGGATTCCTCCTGGGGTCTTCAACATCATTGTCGGAGACAAAGAAGCAGGCGAAGCACTAGTTGCTGATCCGCGTGTAAAGCGCATCTCGTTTACCGGCAGCGTCCCTGTTGGGAAGGCGATCAATGTCGCAAACGCGAAAGTGCGCCTTACTCCGCCAATGCTCGAGCTGGGCGGCAAGGGAGCGAACATTGTCTTCAGCGATGCATCTCTCGACGCGGTCAAGGGTGTCGCGCGAAGCATCTGGAGAAGCCAAGGGCAGTCCTGTGTTGCGGGTTCTCGTCTCTTGCTCCAAGAAGGCATCTATGATGATTTTATGCAGCGACTTAAGGATTACACCGCAAGTCTTCGCATTGGCAATCACATGGAGCACGGCACTGAGATTGGCCCGGTCATTACAAGGAAACACCGCGATCGGGTAATGGAGATGATTGAGATGGCAAAAGGGGAGGGTGCGCGCCTCTCTCATGGCGGCACGGTCCTTGTAGGAGAAGGGTGCGCAAACGGAAACTTCGTTGTGCCAACGATCTTTGAAGAAGTAACGCCAGAGATGCGGATTTTCCAAGAAGAAGTGTTTGGTCCGGTGCTTACCGTAACGCCGTTTGCTGATGCGAATGATGCCATCACGCTCGCGAATGCGACGCCATTCGGTCTTTCCTCGAACGTGTGGTCAAGCGATGTGGGTTTCGCACATGGCGTTGCCCAGAGCATTGAGGCGGGCATGGTGTGGGTCAACTCCCATTTTGTCCGCGATCTCCGAGCGCCTTTTGGTGGGGTTAAGGACAGCGGCACTGGTCGCGCAGGTGGAAAGTGGAGCTTGGAATATTTTACCGAGCCGCAGATGATCTGCGATTTCGTGCCAAACTAAAGTAAAAGAAAATACCCTCCGATTAGAATCGGAGGGCTTTTATTTTATGCGATGTCTTATGCTGCGATAGTCTCGCGCAATATTGCTAGATTCTTCCGTAACTGCGGCTCGAAGTCGTTTTTGGGTAGCATATACGGTGCGCGTGGCTTCCCCATGTCGATACCCGTGACAATGGATGCAGCGAGCTTTGTCGACCCGACATGTCGCTGGTTGTCCTCTCCACCGCGGGGGAAGGTGATATTGGTCTGGTTCTGGATATCCTCGATTTTGCGGTGGACAACAGATCTCCCCGTCTTGTCGAAGATGCGCCACATGGCGACCACGGCCTCAAGTGCAAAGATGTTCACGAAGCCGCCACCAGAACCAAGGACCAGTCCTGTGGAAAATGCTCGGAATGTCGTGAAAATTGGAACGACCCCACCCACCTCAATGAACAAAGGCTCGAGATGCGATTGCCGATCAGTCTTTACTTCTTTCATTCCCACAACACCGGGGATGCGCACGAGCCTACCAGCAAATTCTGGAGAAATACTCACTTTGGAGAGCTTTGGATTATGGTACACCACAACGGGGAGGCCTAAGGCCGCCACCTCGCTGAAGTGTTGGAACACTTCGTCTTTGTCGGGCACCCAATAATATGGGGGAACGACCTGCGCCGCCATGTACCCGAGATCTCTTGCCCTTTTCGTGTGGGTGCGGATCTTCCAAAGGCATGTGTCAGCAGTGGTCGCGATAAGGCGAAGCCGTGGGTGGTATTTTGCGACATGGTTGGCGCAAACGCCGAAGCATGCCCACCGCTCGATGTCATCGAGACAAGCGAATTCACCAATACTTGGTGTTACCACAATTCCATCGGCACCGTGTGTTGCGCACCAGTCGATCTCTGCGCGAAGGGCGCCGTAATCGATGCGCCCCTCTTCATCCATGGGCGTGACAAGCATCGCGTAGATGCCATGAGGAAGGCGATTCATACGTTTCCTCTACCACATCTTTCTGTCTGAAATGTGTTCTTTTTTGATCTGTTTGTCAAGAAAAAACCACCAGTGTGGTGGTATCAATGCGGTACATCGAACCAAAGATTCACTTGGCCCGTGCCGACAGCGGCCTCGTATTCGCCCAACTGCTCGGCCTTAAGTGTGCAATACTGCCCGCCGAGCGTACCTACCATGCGGAGGTAGTGCGAGAAGCGACCCTCTGGTGAGGCAACGCGGCGATATGCGGGGGCAAGGTCAATGACCCTCTCATGTCGCCCGGCTTTCAGAAGTTCAATAATCTGTTCATCCATCGCTCTATTCTCGGGAGGAATGTTTGCCAAGTCAGGTGAAGCTTTTTGGAAAAGCTCATCAAATGGATGGAATTTATGGGAGAGGCCTCCAGACGCGACCAATACGACACGGCGACCACTTTTCCCGATGGCTTCGCGGATGGCAGCCCCGAGATCGAGATCGTTTTGCACCGACGTCGTGAAGTTGTTGCTAATGGGGAGAACTCGTCGTTTCTTCCTCGTGTTTAGGAAGTGCATCGGCACAAGTGTTGGATAGTGGTATGGCAGGTGTTTCTCTGTCGACCGCATGACTCGGATCAAAAACCGCATGTCGTTAGCCGTGTACCCGATTTCCTCTGCAAGCTCTGGGTCACCAGGGTAGTCGAAGCGGAGATCGTGTATCATAGTGGGCACTTCTTCCGAGGTGTAGATTCCTCGGTGGCGTGCCCGACCGTCAACCACAATGTGCGTGAGTGCATTCCAGTGCGTATCAAAGACGATGAAGGTGTCGAACTCTAGCGCCGCAAGCTTCTCTTTAATGCGCGCGTAAGCGTCGAAAAAAGTAGTACCCTTGCCTTGCGTGTATCTCGCTCGCTCCTCCGCCGACATCATAAGTCGTGGAATATGCGAAAGAAGCACGGCACCTACGATTTCGCCCATTGTGTTTTTGCCCCGCTCTCTGCCGTCAGACTAACTGTTTTCCAAGGTGGCGTCAAACAAAAAGCGCAAAGATTACTTTGCGCTAGTCTTCAAACTATCCAATATGCGACGGGGGATGAAGACTCCATGGTGTTCTTCTCGCGCCGCCTCCTCGACGTCGTGGTAGAGATCCCGGGCGAAATCGGAGGAGAAACTGTCGCCTGAAGAAAAAGTACTACCCACTTGTGGTCGCTCTACGAATTCAAAAAATGGGGCTTCGTCTGACGGCAGTCTTTCGTCAAAGGGATATCCAAAAATCTGTTTTATTTCGCCACCCCACGGATCCTGACGTTGCAGAAGTTCACCCAGGAAACCGACACCCCTCTCCCTTGATTCATCGAGGAATGCCGCAATGTTCTTTATTGCCACAGCGATATGCTGGATGCTGTGATCCCCATGTCGTTCGACATACTTTGTGACCTGAGATTTTTCTTCACGGTCGATTCCTGCGATGAGAGCAATGGATAGATTGCCTGCCTTGATGCCGCAGAGCCGCATACTTGAACTGCCGCCAGGGTTTGCATCCGCAATGTCATAGAATACTCGCCCGCCGAAGATTTTTGTCCAAACCCCCTTCCATGAGTCGAATGTCTCTTGCATTACCGCAATAGCGACGTGGTCCACCCCAAGGATTTCCCAATTGCGAGAGGACATTCGTCTCTCCGCGCGAAGGATTCTTCCTGTGTTGTATCACGGGGTCGTAGACTGTACACTTGACAGGCGTCCGTTTTGTCTTCCTCTCTGATGTTTTTTTTGTTACTATAAGAGATATATCGTGTATGGAAAAGACTGAAATCCAACATCTCGCAGAACTTGCGCGAGTAAAGATTACCGACACACAACTAGAAGCGCTTCGAGGGGACCTAGGAGCGATTTTGAACTATGTCTCGAAGATAAAAGAGGTGAGCGGAGACACCTCTGGGGTAAGTGATCTGGGTCTTGTGCGCAACGTAATGCGTGAAGACGGAGAGCCGCACGAGAGCGGAGTCTATTCTGAAGACTTGCTTGCCGAGGTGCCACAGCGTGAGGGGCAGTATATCAAAGTCAAAAAGATTCTTTAAGCTCTTATTTCTGATGAAGATCGCATTACAAGAACTCACAATTTCAAAAGCGCGCGAGGGGCTACTAAGGGGCGAGTTTAGCGCTCGCGATTTAACCACGGCCTATCTGAAGCGCGTCGAGGAGGGGAATGGCGAGATTAACGCATACCTCGAGGTTTTTGACGACGCTGAATCACAAGCGAAGGAGGCGGACAAAGTCATAAAGGCAAAAGGCGCCGAAAGCCCGATGCTTTGCGGCATCCCACTCGCAATCAAGGACAATATTCTCATCAAAGGGCGAAAAGTGTCAGCCGCTTCAAAGATTTTGGAAGGGTATCGTGCGACGTATGATGCGACCGCAATAATGCGACTTAAGAAACACCATTCCGTTTTTCTTGGTCGTGCGAATATGGACGAGTTTGCGATGGGCGCCTCAACCGAAAACTCCGCTTTCGGTGTAGTAAGGAACCCGCATGACCAAACACGTGTCGCGGGCGGTTCCTCGGGTGGGTCAGCAGCGGCTGTTGCCGCAGATTTCGCCCTCGCGGCACTTGGATCTGACACTGCAGGTTCTGTACGCCAACCCTCTGCCTTTTGTGGCACAGTGGGCCTCAAGCCGACGTACGGAAGCGTTTCCCGCTCCGGCCTCATCGCCATGGGCTCATCGCTCGATGTCATCGGCCCCATCGGCAAGACAGTCGAAGATTGTAAACTCATTTTCAAAGCAATAGCCGGTCAAGACCCGCTCGACAGCACCTCTATTGAGGCCTCGCCAGCGACTGATGAATTGCGCCGCCCCCTTGTCATAGGAGTTCCGGGGGATTTCGTGAAGAACGGAGTTGACGAAGACATTTCGGCGAACTTCTTGGAAATAGTCGCCAAACTTGAACGTGCCGGTATCGCAAAGGTAAAAGAAATCAGCCTTCCGCTCCTGCCGTATTCTTTGCCCGCGTATTACACGATCATTCCTGCAGAAGTGTCCACCAACCTTGCACGTTTTGATGGTGTAAAGTACGGAGCGTACAAGGGCGGGAGCTCTCTCCTCGCAGACTACCTGGAGACGCGTGCTCTGTTTGGCCACGAAGCACATCGGAGGATTTTGCTCGGCACGTATGTGCTCTCTGCGGGGCATGCCGATGCGTATTACAACAAAGCAACCGCTGTGCGCGCGCTTGTGCGCAAGGAGTTGTGCGCCGTGTTTGCGGGAGAAGAAGCGGTTGACGTTATCATGACCCCCACGACTCCGACACCCGCTTTCTCCATAGGAGAGAAGTCGCAGGACCCGCTCTCTATGTATCTCGCAGATATTTTTACCGTCATTGCGAACATTGCCGGCGTTCCTGCTTTGTCAGTCCCATCGGGCACGACACTTCGAGACGGAAAGAAGCTTCCGCTAGGCATACAGTTTATGGCGGCCCACAGGAACGAAGCCGCCCTGTTCGCTGCTGGAGTCGCAATCGAGCAAATCAGATCGTAATTGTTTATGGCGCCATTTGAACCAAACTATTTAAACGTCGAATATTTCTTCAACCTGTTGCTCTACCTCTTGGGAAGGGCGTACCTCTTTCTTCTGTGGCTCCTCGATTGGCTTGCACGTACCGACTTCACCATTTGGAAAATTCTCTTTTGGATACTAACGTTTATCATCCTCGGCCTTATCGTATAC
This portion of the Parcubacteria group bacterium genome encodes:
- a CDS encoding dihydrodipicolinate synthase family protein, which translates into the protein MNRLPHGIYAMLVTPMDEEGRIDYGALRAEIDWCATHGADGIVVTPSIGEFACLDDIERWACFGVCANHVAKYHPRLRLIATTADTCLWKIRTHTKRARDLGYMAAQVVPPYYWVPDKDEVFQHFSEVAALGLPVVVYHNPKLSKVSISPEFAGRLVRIPGVVGMKEVKTDRQSHLEPLFIEVGGVVPIFTTFRAFSTGLVLGSGGGFVNIFALEAVVAMWRIFDKTGRSVVHRKIEDIQNQTNITFPRGGEDNQRHVGSTKLAASIVTGIDMGKPRAPYMLPKNDFEPQLRKNLAILRETIAA
- a CDS encoding aldehyde dehydrogenase family protein, whose protein sequence is MDWRTIVDPMAYHTPSFFREGVYAHPSGERFTIVHPATGERVCTFHVGDAHNTTFAVSVADRAFRESGWAKASRFERAGALIKLAQLLRANKERLGTLEALQTGKLLSECVGHDADRAAQNFEMFAKAVGGGDLKEEVLEQETAFLDRKGRASTTVYRNAVGVVGIIIPWNSPLMLSSWHVAPALAVGNTVVLKLPLWAPLAVLELGKLANEAGIPPGVFNIIVGDKEAGEALVADPRVKRISFTGSVPVGKAINVANAKVRLTPPMLELGGKGANIVFSDASLDAVKGVARSIWRSQGQSCVAGSRLLLQEGIYDDFMQRLKDYTASLRIGNHMEHGTEIGPVITRKHRDRVMEMIEMAKGEGARLSHGGTVLVGEGCANGNFVVPTIFEEVTPEMRIFQEEVFGPVLTVTPFADANDAITLANATPFGLSSNVWSSDVGFAHGVAQSIEAGMVWVNSHFVRDLRAPFGGVKDSGTGRAGGKWSLEYFTEPQMICDFVPN
- the gatC gene encoding Asp-tRNA(Asn)/Glu-tRNA(Gln) amidotransferase subunit GatC gives rise to the protein MEKTEIQHLAELARVKITDTQLEALRGDLGAILNYVSKIKEVSGDTSGVSDLGLVRNVMREDGEPHESGVYSEDLLAEVPQREGQYIKVKKIL
- the gatA gene encoding Asp-tRNA(Asn)/Glu-tRNA(Gln) amidotransferase subunit GatA, translating into MKIALQELTISKAREGLLRGEFSARDLTTAYLKRVEEGNGEINAYLEVFDDAESQAKEADKVIKAKGAESPMLCGIPLAIKDNILIKGRKVSAASKILEGYRATYDATAIMRLKKHHSVFLGRANMDEFAMGASTENSAFGVVRNPHDQTRVAGGSSGGSAAAVAADFALAALGSDTAGSVRQPSAFCGTVGLKPTYGSVSRSGLIAMGSSLDVIGPIGKTVEDCKLIFKAIAGQDPLDSTSIEASPATDELRRPLVIGVPGDFVKNGVDEDISANFLEIVAKLERAGIAKVKEISLPLLPYSLPAYYTIIPAEVSTNLARFDGVKYGAYKGGSSLLADYLETRALFGHEAHRRILLGTYVLSAGHADAYYNKATAVRALVRKELCAVFAGEEAVDVIMTPTTPTPAFSIGEKSQDPLSMYLADIFTVIANIAGVPALSVPSGTTLRDGKKLPLGIQFMAAHRNEAALFAAGVAIEQIRS
- a CDS encoding catechol 1,2-dioxygenase, encoding MGEIVGAVLLSHIPRLMMSAEERARYTQGKGTTFFDAYARIKEKLAALEFDTFIVFDTHWNALTHIVVDGRARHRGIYTSEEVPTMIHDLRFDYPGDPELAEEIGYTANDMRFLIRVMRSTEKHLPYHYPTLVPMHFLNTRKKRRVLPISNNFTTSVQNDLDLGAAIREAIGKSGRRVVLVASGGLSHKFHPFDELFQKASPDLANIPPENRAMDEQIIELLKAGRHERVIDLAPAYRRVASPEGRFSHYLRMVGTLGGQYCTLKAEQLGEYEAAVGTGQVNLWFDVPH